CTGAGGCAATGGCTGCAGTCACCGGGAGGCTTTAAGGACGGAGATATATGTTAGCAAATAAACAAATAGATCAATATAGAAAGTAGAGTAGTACCTCGATTTATAGCTTAGAAGAAGGGTATGGAGGCAAGAGGAGAAGAAATAAGACAGGCTTGTTTGGtcttttgttttgagttgtgacACATTTTGCAAAAATGAAGTATGTACACTCACGAGAGGGTTAAAGTACAAGCATCTTACCCATATCTTACCGGGTCTGAAACATTGGGGATGGCAATGAGTAAGGTATGAGCGGGTATGCTATTTTtctgcccaaacccatacccaAATTTTTTTTCTATACCCACGCATTTCAATATCTATAGGCACAAATTGATACACATGCTCATACCCATCGGGTATATTATACTCAATCGGTATCCGGTGGGTACAATATATAACATCGGCATGATAAAGGTAAGACAAGAAATGGTCTAAAACTAAAGTTAGGTACATGGCCATCACAATCTGGTTTGCACCTACATCAAAAGTTCACAATGACGATTGACACACAAAGGTCTTAATCTCCATTACAACCAActtagaaagaaaaaaaatcaagtttGCAACCAGATATTATAGGGattaatttatttattattttttctgggtatccattgggtACCCATGGGTATAATttcatacccataccctacccatgcattttgcgggtatggatacccattacccatgGGTATGAACTGGTAGAAAGTCTCACCCATGCACACTATTTTCGGGTAGggtacccatgggcaaaactgccatcccaTATGCAACTTTTTTTGGCAACAATATGCAACTTAATGTATTGTTAAAGTCCATAGCCTTGAATTCAAGAATCGGGTGAATTGCACTTCCCCCCGATATCAATAAACAATTAgtcttgctaagtctcagtcgactaagaGTTAGCGAAGTCTCAGTCGATGTATATCCATGAGATCTTACATTGAggtccgtgcaaaattttcttttcaattttttctttatcTCTTTTGCATGTTATGTCACTTAACTGAGACTtgcttaaatctcagtcgactgagacctaacCACACCCATAAACAATAGACTTTATTCTAAACCACGGGTAATGCAACCCGGTTTGGGCCTAAATCCAAGAATCAAGCCTATACAACAAGAAATGGTGGAAAGCAACACCTGATTTAAGGAACAAGACATTTTGAGTAATGAGATGCCTCGAGATGCTGAGTTGGTAACCCGTGTGGCTCATGCAGTTCCAAATTATTGTGAAGATATGAAGAGCCGAGCTATGTTGATCGGCAATGTTTCTCCATATATATTGAAACAAGATGAAAACAATTAATCCCTCTGTTTTTGttactccgcatattagctttgactgaagtcaaactttataaagtttgaccacaaatttatagaaaacaatatgaacatttacagTAACAAATTTATATAATGTGAAAATATATACAATGATGAATCCAATTGTATAGATTTGGTGGTGTATATGTTAGTAATATTTTTCTACAAACTTGTAAAAgtataaagtttgactttagacaaacCTAATGTGcgtagtaaataaaaacagagaaaGTATATGAATAATTATGGGTCGTAGGGTCACAATTGGGAATATTGATCTCGTCGAGGAGgcaagagataaaagtaaaaaataaaatgcCAACAGTCTTTAGATGAACCCATTTATGGATGTGATGTACAAGTCTTGAATTAGACTTAATTTGCCTAGTTGCATGGCATTTTACATGGTCAGACAAAGCAGCCTACATCCCCACTTTGTATTCATTGTGTGGTTTCTAGCATCGATTGGCAACTCGTTTTCTCTGCAAACAAGCTTCTCCTCAAACATGAGTTGGAAAGAATGTCACATGTTgtaaaacagaagaaaaaatttCTGGCTAGATATATAGCGATAGATGCAATAGCAGTCAATGGTATTAAAACACACCGGGATATATGTTTGTTCCACAGGAAGCAATTCCGTTGACCAAGCATTGAAATATACTCCCTCTTCCATTCCATGTTCTGTATTCTTCGCACCGTTCAACACGTTCAACTCATGTGTGCACTCACGTAGTTGCATGCGATTATCTTCCACGTGAAGCTAGCGATGGCTATATATACATGCGTGCCCTTGCCGGCAATATACATCAAAACCATTTCCCCATATACCATTGTTGATTGCCGAGAAAGATCTTGTCCCTCGCCAACTCCGCTAACCAGTTAAGAAGATCCAATGCCGACTCTGCAGAAAGCCGCGGCGTCCATGGATGACACGGTGGAGGGCGCCATGAGCGCCACCCTGCTGAGCCTTCTCGGCGTCACGGCCAAGTCGGAGAAGGGCGCGGCGGGGACGGACGACAAGGTGGAGTGGCTCCGGTCGCAGCTGATCGGCAAGGACGTCGAGTTCGACACACCGTTCGGGCGCCGTGCGCTGACCTACGCCGACCAAACGGCGTCCGGCCGGAGCCTGAGCTACATCGAGGACTATCTCGTGAAACAGGTCCTCCCGTTCTACGGGAACACGCACACGGACGACAGCCACGTCGGGAGCAAGACGACGCGGCTGGTGCACAAGGCGGCGCGCTACATCAAGCGCTGCATGGGCGCCGGCCCCGGCGACGCGCTGATCTTCTGCGGCGCCGGCACGACGGCAGCCATCAAGCGCCTGCAGGAGATCATCGGCGTGGCGTTGCCGTCCGTCGAGATGCGCAACCGGCTCTCGGCGCAGCTGCGTGCCGAGGAGCGGTGGGTCGTCTTCGTCGGGCCGTACGAGCACCACACCAACCTTCTGTCGTGGCGCCAGAGCCTGGCGGAGGTGGTTGAGGTCGGCGTCGACGCCGAGGGACTCGTCGATGTCGCTGCGCTCCGCCGCGCGCTCGGATCGCCAGAGTACGCGGGCCGACCGATGCTGGGGTCTTTCTCGGCGTGCAGCAACGTCACCGGCGTCATGACGGACACGCGCGAGATCGCCCGCGTTCTTCACCAGCATGGCGCGTTCGCATGCTTCGACTTTGCCGCGAGGTGCTGTGATACTTACTTTCTTAGCTCTCTTTTTCGTGGCATGTGACGTGCATGGATTTGACAATCTGAATTCCAGTCTCTCTTATGACCAAGCTAACCACCATACTTAGTGTAATTAAGCTCCTTCAAAGTGCATGCGTCCCTTCAAAACAAATCACTACACATAGTATGTTTTTTCTGTTCCTACTGATTTGTATACCTGGGAAAAAAAATGCAAGATCAATTGTGACTATCTGGTCGATCTTGCTTGCATGTATTTAGTGGAAACTAACTGGTAAAAAGCCTAGTGTATAATCATATTGGTGCACCATGACAACGAAATATTATGACTCTATACACTTACGAATCATTGAACCATTCTATATTCCTATTGTGTCTTACATTGAATTTGTCACTCGCCGATTCATGTGTAAATCAACAAACATGGTCAAGAAATTTAAACTACTATCCTTTCTGCAGTGGACCCTATGTCAAGATCGATATGAAGTCTGGTGAAACCGATGGGTACGACGCTGTTTTCTTGAGTCCTCACAAATTTGTCGGGGGACCGGGCACACCCGGCATCCTTCTGATGAACAAATCATTGTATAAGCTCAATTCCCAGCCTCCCTCGACGTGCGGAGGTGGCACAGTGGCATATGTCAATGGCTTCAATGAGGAGGTGAGCAAACAAATTAAGCATCACTGCCAAGTATGTGTGTTGTGTGCCATATAAATAAATGAATAATGGTGTGACATGCAGGACACACTGTACTACGATGATATCGAGGAGCGTGAGGATGCTGGTACACCGCCGATACTGCAAAAGATCCGTGCATCGCTTGCGTTCTGGGTAAAAGAGTATGTTGGGTATGACACAATGGACCTTCGTGAGCGAGTGTTCTCAGAGATGGCAATGAAAAGGCTTGTCCATAATCCAAATGTGATGGTGCTAGGCAACACAAGTGCCCATCGTATACCAATCTTCTCATTCCTAATTTTCCCATCAGTTACCATGAAGGAGAAGCCATTTGATGATTTTGGTGAGCCTAGTTGTGATAAACAGTTGGAGACGATGAAGCACAAGCAACTACCCCTCCATGGTCGTTTTGTGACTAGGCTTTTGAATGATATTTTCGGTATCCAGGCGAGGGGAGGTTGTGCTTGCGCAGGTCCCTATGGTCACACGTTGCTCAATGTCGACAACGAACTCTCACTTCGCATTCGGTCTGCTGTCCTTGAGGTATCACAAACTTTAGAATTGATGTCAACTTGCTTGTTTCAGTACATGGTACTAATATTACTGTTTGCCATCACAAATTTTCAGGGCTATAGTGGACTGAAGCCAGGATGGACCAGATTGAGCTTTAGTTATTACCTCTCCAAGGAGGAGTTTAAATTTATCCTTTCTGCCATCGAGTTCATAGCAACATACGGACACCGCTTCCTCTCTTTGTACAAATTCGACTGGATCACTGGCAACTGGACCTTT
This region of Triticum aestivum cultivar Chinese Spring chromosome 2D, IWGSC CS RefSeq v2.1, whole genome shotgun sequence genomic DNA includes:
- the LOC123048859 gene encoding probable cysteine desulfurase; translated protein: MDDTVEGAMSATLLSLLGVTAKSEKGAAGTDDKVEWLRSQLIGKDVEFDTPFGRRALTYADQTASGRSLSYIEDYLVKQVLPFYGNTHTDDSHVGSKTTRLVHKAARYIKRCMGAGPGDALIFCGAGTTAAIKRLQEIIGVALPSVEMRNRLSAQLRAEERWVVFVGPYEHHTNLLSWRQSLAEVVEVGVDAEGLVDVAALRRALGSPEYAGRPMLGSFSACSNVTGVMTDTREIARVLHQHGAFACFDFAASGPYVKIDMKSGETDGYDAVFLSPHKFVGGPGTPGILLMNKSLYKLNSQPPSTCGGGTVAYVNGFNEEDTLYYDDIEEREDAGTPPILQKIRASLAFWVKEYVGYDTMDLRERVFSEMAMKRLVHNPNVMVLGNTSAHRIPIFSFLIFPSVTMKEKPFDDFGEPSCDKQLETMKHKQLPLHGRFVTRLLNDIFGIQARGGCACAGPYGHTLLNVDNELSLRIRSAVLEGYSGLKPGWTRLSFSYYLSKEEFKFILSAIEFIATYGHRFLSLYKFDWITGNWTFRKQAVKYHIMREELSLHIEPLKQKNDQPKLAYMMDKPAVNDKKFQSYLDSANKIALSMPDISNKIVSFPKGVDPDLVLFHI